The Tepidibacter aestuarii genome contains a region encoding:
- a CDS encoding sigma-54-dependent transcriptional regulator, translating into MDKNNSDFKILVVDDEEEYREVIKIILESKGYYVEDAPSAEEALKILERKSYNLVLTDLIMKGMDGIKLIEEIKKEFSDIEVIIITGYGSVKNAVEAMKKGAFSYFVKSHDPEELLMEIEKLKKIGTLEKDNEVLKNEQKYSKFMLKTNNKKFRKILDIGKKAANSNVNILILGESGVGKEVFSRYIHNCSDRKDKHFIPVNCHALSPSLLESELFGHEKGAFTGALERRKGKFEAAHNGTLFLDELGDTSLSTQVKLLRAIEERKIERLGSNKSIDADFRLICATNKNLEKAIEDGEFREDLFYRISTITIEIPPLRDRKEDLPILIDFFLEKSKVELKKNVNKIEKGVMDFLLSYDYPGNIRELKNIVERLVVLSENGIIREIDIPKYKIKKKEVQTKEDIKTLKDIRKEAEKKYIEQVLEKCEYNNTQAAKIMDISRRQLFNKLTEYNLK; encoded by the coding sequence ATGGACAAAAACAATAGTGATTTTAAGATACTTGTTGTAGATGATGAAGAAGAATACAGAGAAGTTATTAAGATAATACTTGAAAGTAAGGGGTATTACGTAGAAGATGCCCCAAGTGCTGAAGAAGCTTTAAAGATATTAGAAAGAAAAAGCTATAATCTTGTCTTGACAGATCTTATAATGAAAGGAATGGATGGGATAAAGCTTATTGAAGAAATAAAAAAAGAATTTTCTGATATAGAAGTTATAATAATAACAGGATATGGTAGTGTGAAAAATGCAGTAGAGGCTATGAAAAAAGGTGCATTTTCATACTTTGTAAAAAGTCATGATCCTGAGGAACTTTTAATGGAAATCGAAAAACTAAAGAAAATAGGGACTCTTGAAAAAGATAATGAGGTTTTAAAAAATGAACAAAAATACTCAAAATTTATGCTAAAAACAAATAATAAAAAATTTAGAAAAATATTGGATATAGGGAAAAAGGCAGCAAATAGTAATGTAAATATTTTAATATTAGGAGAATCAGGAGTTGGGAAGGAAGTATTTTCAAGATATATCCATAATTGCAGTGATAGAAAAGATAAACATTTTATTCCTGTTAATTGTCATGCTCTTTCTCCGAGTCTTTTAGAATCTGAATTATTTGGTCATGAAAAAGGTGCATTTACAGGTGCTTTAGAAAGAAGAAAAGGAAAGTTTGAAGCGGCACATAATGGTACTTTATTTCTTGATGAGCTAGGTGATACTTCTTTAAGCACACAGGTTAAGCTTTTAAGAGCAATTGAGGAAAGAAAAATTGAGAGGCTAGGAAGTAATAAGTCAATAGATGCTGACTTTAGGTTGATTTGTGCTACAAATAAGAACTTGGAAAAAGCCATAGAAGATGGGGAATTTAGAGAGGATTTATTCTATAGAATAAGCACGATAACTATAGAAATTCCTCCTTTAAGAGATAGAAAGGAAGATTTGCCAATTCTTATTGATTTCTTTTTAGAAAAATCAAAAGTTGAATTGAAAAAGAATGTAAATAAAATTGAAAAGGGAGTAATGGATTTTCTACTTTCATATGATTATCCGGGGAATATTAGAGAACTTAAAAATATAGTTGAAAGATTAGTTGTTTTATCTGAAAATGGAATTATAAGAGAAATAGATATACCGAAATATAAGATTAAGAAAAAGGAAGTTCAAACAAAAGAAGATATAAAGACTTTAAAAGATATAAGAAAAGAGGCCGAAAAAAAATATATTGAACAAGTTTTAGAAAAATGTGAATATAATAATACACAGGCTGCAAAAATTATGGATATAAGTAGAAGGCAGCTTTTTAATAAACTAACAGAGTATAATTTAAAATAA
- a CDS encoding transporter substrate-binding domain-containing protein, whose product MKRKIIVASLAMILIIIFFIESYMKIEYDISLYEYFTYSGQITKEEKEWLKEHGAIIYGADNNSPPLRYVDEESKQYQGLVIDYLRALSIELETEIKFKPLVWNKALESLQKGETDICDMYPSEERSKKYLLSDPIYYQRAVILVPKNENNINSYIDLAGKKIAAQDGDYVIEFLSSKVGKIDYNLTRDYFEGINLLKNGQVDAMVGDEPVISYVMEVLNLKDDYKILDKPLYEKESVFAVPKSEEVLLSILNKGIYNLKKKNTMIKIQQKWFGISTPIIKETTKERYGLIVLFFISIISIASYLFFSWNKELKKEVDKRTRELYISRNDLETTFDGLSHFMIVLNNKCKIVNVNKSFSNFIKSNKENIIGTYCKDYPGILNMECGNCIIRKTFEEGKNYNIEFNYKKNIYEINTFHLVDDTNSIHRVLVMIRDVTKIRISEQQLLHSNKMAAVGQLAAGVAHEIRNPLGLIRSHCYVLKNNINEDIGKMNKSIKVMEKSVEKASNIIDNLLNFSRISNNNIEKIDLRNFIDNMLELNLKKMEKKNITQKVECEYGLKIYFNEESLKHIFINLISNAIDAMPNGGVLSISCLETNDSITILCSDTGHGIKKGDIENIFNPFFTTKSAGEGTGLGLFITYNEIKKFGGEIKASSQIGKGTTFKIILPLKGVEKNGQKQ is encoded by the coding sequence ATGAAAAGAAAAATCATAGTAGCTTCATTGGCAATGATATTAATCATAATCTTTTTTATTGAAAGCTATATGAAAATAGAATATGATATAAGTCTTTATGAATATTTTACGTATTCAGGTCAGATAACGAAAGAAGAAAAAGAATGGCTTAAGGAGCATGGAGCAATAATTTATGGTGCAGATAATAATTCTCCACCGCTTAGATATGTTGATGAAGAAAGTAAGCAGTATCAAGGTCTTGTAATTGACTATTTAAGAGCTCTTTCAATTGAACTTGAAACTGAGATAAAATTTAAACCTCTTGTTTGGAATAAGGCTCTTGAAAGTCTCCAAAAAGGCGAAACTGATATTTGTGATATGTATCCATCTGAAGAAAGATCAAAAAAATACCTTCTTTCTGATCCTATATACTATCAAAGGGCTGTCATATTAGTTCCTAAAAACGAAAATAATATAAATAGTTATATAGATTTAGCAGGGAAAAAAATTGCTGCACAAGATGGAGATTATGTAATAGAATTTCTTTCTTCGAAGGTAGGGAAAATAGATTACAATTTAACTAGAGATTATTTTGAAGGAATAAATCTACTGAAAAATGGACAAGTAGATGCAATGGTTGGAGATGAGCCTGTTATAAGCTATGTTATGGAAGTTTTAAATTTAAAGGATGACTATAAGATACTTGATAAGCCGCTTTATGAAAAAGAGTCTGTATTTGCAGTTCCAAAGTCTGAAGAAGTTCTTTTGAGTATACTAAACAAAGGTATTTACAATTTAAAAAAGAAAAATACAATGATTAAAATACAGCAAAAATGGTTTGGAATTTCAACACCAATAATAAAGGAAACTACGAAAGAAAGATATGGGCTTATTGTTTTATTTTTTATATCAATAATATCTATAGCCTCATATTTGTTTTTTTCTTGGAATAAGGAACTGAAAAAAGAAGTAGACAAAAGAACTAGAGAGCTTTATATAAGTAGGAATGACCTTGAGACTACATTTGATGGATTATCTCATTTTATGATAGTTCTTAATAATAAGTGCAAAATAGTTAATGTTAACAAGTCTTTTAGTAATTTTATTAAATCTAATAAAGAAAATATAATAGGAACATACTGTAAAGATTATCCTGGAATATTGAATATGGAATGTGGAAACTGCATAATAAGAAAGACTTTTGAAGAAGGAAAAAATTATAATATTGAGTTTAATTATAAAAAAAATATTTATGAAATTAATACATTTCATCTTGTAGATGATACAAATTCAATACACAGGGTTCTTGTAATGATAAGAGATGTTACAAAAATTAGGATAAGTGAGCAGCAGCTACTTCATTCGAATAAGATGGCTGCAGTAGGTCAGCTTGCAGCTGGAGTTGCTCATGAGATTAGAAATCCTCTGGGACTAATAAGAAGTCATTGTTATGTTTTGAAAAATAATATAAATGAGGATATAGGAAAGATGAATAAATCAATAAAAGTTATGGAAAAATCAGTTGAAAAAGCTAGTAACATAATAGATAATCTCTTAAATTTTTCTAGAATATCTAATAATAATATTGAAAAAATTGATTTGAGAAATTTTATAGATAATATGCTTGAATTAAATTTAAAAAAAATGGAAAAGAAAAATATTACTCAAAAAGTAGAATGTGAATATGGACTAAAAATTTACTTCAATGAAGAATCTCTTAAACATATATTTATAAATCTTATATCAAATGCAATAGATGCAATGCCTAATGGTGGAGTGCTTAGTATATCATGTTTAGAAACTAATGATTCTATTACAATTTTATGTTCAGATACTGGTCATGGCATAAAAAAAGGAGATATTGAAAATATATTCAATCCCTTTTTTACAACAAAATCTGCAGGTGAAGGTACTGGTTTAGGATTATTTATAACTTACAATGAGATTAAAAAATTTGGTGGAGAAATAAAGGCATCTAGCCAAATAGGGAAAGGGACAACCTTTAAAATAATTTTGCCATTGAAGGGAGTTGAAAAAAATGGACAAAAACAATAG
- a CDS encoding ABC transporter ATP-binding protein, with translation MYIDIKNLDFNYKNSKEKTIDNFNIDINKGEIIAILGESGSGKSTILRLISGLEVPSSGHIKVDNRVLVDKNYFLQPEKRGVGMVFQDYALFPHMTVGQNIKFGLKNMQLKEKEIRVKEVLNLVDLEGYEKRYPHELSGGQQQRIALARALAPQPSLLLMDEPFSNLDANLKSKIREELKKIIDKSGITSIFVTHDKEDAINIADRVIILKEGGIVRVGKAKNIL, from the coding sequence ATGTATATTGATATTAAAAACTTAGATTTTAATTATAAAAACTCAAAAGAAAAAACTATAGATAATTTTAATATAGATATAAACAAAGGAGAAATAATTGCTATTTTGGGGGAAAGTGGAAGTGGCAAAAGTACGATTCTCAGACTGATTTCTGGTCTTGAAGTTCCTAGTTCTGGACATATAAAAGTAGATAATAGGGTTTTGGTTGATAAAAATTATTTTTTACAACCAGAAAAAAGAGGTGTTGGAATGGTATTTCAAGACTATGCCTTATTTCCTCATATGACAGTTGGGCAAAATATAAAGTTTGGTCTTAAAAATATGCAATTAAAGGAAAAAGAAATAAGAGTAAAGGAAGTTTTAAATTTAGTTGATTTAGAAGGTTACGAAAAAAGATATCCTCATGAATTAAGTGGAGGTCAACAACAAAGAATAGCATTAGCTAGAGCCTTAGCACCTCAACCATCTCTTCTTTTAATGGATGAACCATTTAGCAATTTAGATGCAAATTTAAAGAGTAAAATAAGAGAAGAGCTAAAGAAAATAATAGATAAATCAGGAATAACATCTATTTTTGTTACACATGATAAAGAAGATGCAATAAATATAGCTGATAGAGTAATAATTTTGAAAGAAGGAGGGATTGTTAGAGTAGGAAAGGCAAAAAATATACTATAG
- a CDS encoding ABC transporter permease, which translates to MIKYRKQNFNIWSLLSFVFIALVIMPNINIFMSIFQKPNENWFHIKEYMLKGYILNSMTLVIFTGLFTVIIGVSLAWIISVYEFPMRSFFKWGLILPLSIPSYIGAYTYNGILNYTGVVQTVLRNSFNIQIEQKYFDIMSIKGAIFIFTISLFPYVYIITRSFLEKQSAALIENARVLGRNLIDIFIFVVMPISRGAIIGGASLVVLEVLNDYGVVQYFGIPTFSTAIFKTWFGMGDTDSAIRLSGVLMLIVIMILISEKFLRGNKKYSSTNTKIRPLSRIKLKGFKSNLAFGYCFFIFSTGFLIPTIQLIYWSVLTYNKILNIEFVTLIFNSFAVAAISASLVVIMAVVIANYCRINENFISKLYSKATLIGYSIPAAVIAISVIMFFIKIDNEFYWIYKMIDNDSKKMLLSTSIVMLIFAYMIRFLAVGYNSIESGFEKIGKKFFEASRMLGMSITQTFFKIDLKMIKPAVLSAFLLVFVDVLKELSLTLILRPFNFNTLPTKVFEYANDEMIPESSIPSLVIIIISFASIYLFYKIGDKESA; encoded by the coding sequence TTGATTAAATACAGAAAGCAAAATTTTAATATATGGTCGTTACTAAGCTTTGTATTCATAGCTTTGGTTATAATGCCTAATATAAATATATTTATGAGTATTTTTCAAAAACCGAATGAAAACTGGTTTCATATAAAAGAATACATGCTAAAGGGATATATATTAAATTCCATGACCTTAGTTATTTTTACAGGGTTATTTACAGTTATTATAGGTGTAAGCTTGGCATGGATTATATCAGTATATGAATTTCCAATGAGATCGTTTTTTAAATGGGGTCTTATTTTACCTCTTTCAATACCATCTTATATAGGAGCATATACTTATAATGGAATACTTAATTATACAGGTGTTGTTCAAACAGTTTTGAGAAATAGTTTTAATATACAAATAGAGCAGAAATACTTTGATATTATGTCTATTAAAGGAGCTATATTTATATTTACAATATCGTTATTTCCTTATGTATACATAATTACGAGATCTTTTCTAGAAAAACAATCAGCAGCTTTAATAGAAAATGCTAGAGTATTGGGAAGAAATCTAATAGATATTTTTATATTTGTAGTAATGCCTATTTCTAGAGGAGCTATAATAGGTGGAGCAAGTCTTGTTGTATTAGAAGTCTTGAATGATTATGGTGTTGTTCAATACTTTGGTATACCTACGTTCAGCACAGCTATATTCAAAACTTGGTTTGGTATGGGAGATACAGATTCTGCTATTAGGTTATCTGGTGTATTGATGTTAATAGTGATAATGATACTTATATCAGAAAAGTTTTTGAGAGGCAATAAGAAATATAGCTCTACAAATACAAAGATAAGGCCTCTATCGAGAATAAAACTTAAAGGATTTAAATCAAATTTGGCATTTGGATATTGCTTTTTTATATTCAGTACTGGTTTTTTAATACCTACGATTCAGTTAATCTATTGGAGTGTATTAACGTATAATAAAATATTAAATATTGAATTTGTAACTCTTATATTCAATTCATTTGCAGTAGCTGCAATTTCTGCAAGTCTTGTTGTTATAATGGCTGTAGTAATAGCTAATTATTGTAGAATAAATGAAAATTTTATTTCTAAGCTATACTCAAAAGCAACACTGATAGGATATTCTATACCAGCTGCTGTAATAGCTATAAGTGTAATAATGTTTTTCATAAAGATAGATAATGAGTTTTACTGGATATATAAAATGATAGATAATGATTCAAAAAAAATGTTGCTAAGTACCAGTATTGTTATGCTTATATTTGCTTATATGATAAGGTTTTTAGCTGTTGGATATAATTCTATAGAGTCTGGGTTTGAAAAAATAGGTAAGAAATTTTTTGAAGCATCTAGGATGTTGGGAATGAGTATAACACAAACTTTTTTTAAGATTGACTTAAAAATGATAAAGCCAGCTGTACTGAGTGCTTTTTTATTAGTTTTTGTAGATGTTTTAAAAGAGTTATCTCTTACTTTGATTTTGAGACCGTTTAATTTCAACACATTACCTACAAAGGTTTTTGAATATGCAAATGATGAAATGATTCCAGAATCATCTATACCGTCTCTTGTAATAATTATAATCAGCTTCGCTTCGATTTATTTATTTTATAAAATAGGGGATAAGGAGAGTGCTTAA
- a CDS encoding Fe(3+) ABC transporter substrate-binding protein produces MKKKVLLTFLTLALSIALLVGCTTKQESATGNEGNESNKEGVVNVYTSRHYDADKELYKLFTEETGITVNVVEGKDDELIERLDREGEDTEADVLIVADAGRLHRAKSQDLLQSIESEVLNNNIPENLRDKDNEWYGLTKRGRVIVYSKDRVNPSELSTYEDLINPKWNGKILVRSSSNTYNQSLLASFIEINGEEKAKEWAKGLVDNMAREPKGNDRDQAKAVVAGEGDIAIMNTYYLGKLLNSSDPEEVKVGEQVSVFFPNQDTTGTHINVSGGGVTKNANNKENAIKFIEFLSNEKAQSIFANANYEYPANPNVEPSELLKSWGEFKTQDISLNKLGENNKRAVEIFNEIGWK; encoded by the coding sequence ATGAAAAAGAAAGTATTGTTAACTTTTTTAACACTGGCATTGTCAATAGCATTACTTGTAGGTTGTACGACTAAACAAGAAAGTGCAACTGGTAATGAAGGTAATGAAAGTAATAAAGAAGGAGTAGTTAATGTATATACATCTAGACATTATGATGCTGATAAAGAGCTTTATAAATTATTTACAGAAGAGACAGGTATAACAGTAAATGTAGTTGAAGGAAAAGATGACGAATTAATTGAAAGACTTGATAGAGAAGGTGAAGATACAGAAGCTGATGTACTTATAGTAGCGGATGCTGGAAGATTACATAGAGCTAAATCACAAGATTTATTACAGTCTATAGAAAGTGAAGTTTTAAATAACAATATTCCAGAAAATTTAAGAGATAAAGATAATGAGTGGTATGGATTAACTAAAAGAGGAAGAGTTATAGTTTACTCTAAAGACAGAGTTAACCCATCAGAATTATCTACTTATGAAGATTTAATTAACCCTAAATGGAATGGAAAAATATTAGTAAGATCATCATCAAACACTTATAATCAATCTTTACTTGCATCTTTTATTGAAATAAATGGAGAAGAGAAAGCTAAAGAATGGGCAAAAGGATTAGTTGATAATATGGCTAGAGAGCCAAAGGGAAATGATAGGGACCAAGCTAAAGCAGTTGTAGCTGGCGAAGGTGATATAGCTATAATGAATACGTATTATTTAGGTAAATTACTAAATTCATCAGATCCAGAAGAAGTAAAAGTAGGAGAGCAAGTTAGTGTATTCTTCCCGAATCAAGACACTACTGGAACACATATAAATGTAAGTGGTGGTGGAGTTACTAAAAATGCCAATAATAAAGAAAATGCGATTAAATTTATAGAATTTTTATCAAATGAAAAAGCTCAAAGTATATTTGCTAATGCAAACTATGAGTATCCTGCAAATCCTAATGTAGAGCCTTCAGAATTATTAAAATCATGGGGTGAATTTAAAACTCAAGATATAAGCTTAAATAAATTAGGAGAGAACAATAAAAGAGCAGTAGAAATATTTAATGAAATTGGCTGGAAGTAA
- a CDS encoding pyridoxal phosphate-dependent aminotransferase — protein sequence MKYISKRYLNKAITPMAESMNHTYEYEDLIDLSLGDHDIITDIRIIDKAFEDTRNGHTHYTDSLGYLELREKICDYYKYEYSYELGTKECMITTSGCHAMYLVLEAILDDGDEVIIHEPYFTPYKEQVEITRGKPVFLKTYEEDKFKININNLKKAITDKTKAIILNTPNNPTGACFDKDILQEIANICIEKDIVVIADDIYTLFMYEDEFIPITTLDKMRERTITIGSFSKDYAMTGWRIGYVLAPDYIIQTIRSINENSVFTAPSISQRAAIHALDIRNKVQPPIKDEYKNRIYYAYERIKSISNMSVIKPRGSIYLFVNIKKTGLTSKEVVDKILNEAHVLTISGEAFGESGSGYIRIAVTQSVDRLKEAFDRISEMNIFKNKNYIGV from the coding sequence ATGAAGTATATATCTAAAAGATACTTAAATAAAGCGATTACTCCAATGGCTGAGAGTATGAATCATACTTATGAGTACGAAGATTTAATAGACTTGAGTCTTGGGGATCATGATATTATTACTGATATTAGGATAATAGATAAAGCCTTTGAAGACACTAGAAATGGTCATACACATTATACTGATTCTTTGGGATATTTAGAACTTAGAGAAAAAATATGTGATTACTATAAATATGAATATTCATATGAGTTAGGCACAAAAGAATGTATGATAACAACTAGCGGATGCCATGCAATGTATTTGGTACTTGAAGCTATCCTAGATGATGGGGATGAAGTTATAATACATGAACCCTATTTTACTCCATATAAAGAACAAGTTGAGATAACAAGAGGGAAACCTGTATTTTTAAAAACGTATGAGGAAGATAAATTTAAAATAAATATAAATAATTTAAAAAAAGCTATTACTGATAAAACCAAAGCTATAATACTAAATACTCCGAATAATCCAACTGGAGCTTGCTTTGACAAAGATATATTACAGGAAATAGCTAATATCTGTATAGAAAAAGATATCGTAGTTATTGCAGATGATATATATACACTATTTATGTATGAAGATGAGTTTATACCTATAACTACTCTAGATAAAATGAGGGAAAGAACAATAACTATAGGAAGCTTTTCAAAGGATTATGCTATGACTGGTTGGAGAATAGGTTATGTGTTAGCGCCTGATTATATCATACAAACTATAAGAAGTATAAATGAAAATAGTGTATTCACAGCTCCATCAATATCTCAAAGGGCAGCAATTCACGCTCTTGATATTAGGAATAAAGTTCAGCCACCTATAAAAGATGAGTATAAAAATAGAATTTATTATGCATATGAAAGAATAAAAAGTATTTCAAATATGTCTGTTATAAAGCCAAGAGGAAGTATATATTTATTTGTAAACATAAAAAAGACAGGTCTTACATCAAAGGAAGTAGTAGATAAAATTTTAAATGAGGCACATGTTTTAACTATTTCTGGTGAAGCTTTTGGAGAAAGTGGTAGTGGGTATATAAGAATAGCTGTTACTCAAAGTGTTGATAGGCTGAAAGAGGCATTTGATAGGATAAGTGAAATGAATATATTTAAAAATAAAAATTATATAGGTGTTTAA
- a CDS encoding threonine ammonia-lyase, with protein sequence MFSYEDIVNSRDRIKDKVYMTPLEKSIYLSDKDTNCYFKLESLQTVRSFKIRGVMSKLTSLTDEEKEKGVVAVSSGNHAIALSYACSVMGIKNPLVFVPKNTPKTKIDKINYFGASVEIVGNTFDDAYEYAMAHINDNDMVYVDAFSKDEVVYSGQGTIGIEIFEQNPNIDTVLVPIGGGSLITGISVAAKHINPNVKIVGLQTKSCPAMVKALEDDVFYETYPSEESVCEALVGGVGEIAYKMGKECIDEIIEVDEEFIKKGIAHMIKKEKIVAEPSSAICVGAILQNPDIIKGKNSVLVISGGNIDEELMINILNEY encoded by the coding sequence ATGTTTAGTTATGAAGATATAGTAAATAGTAGAGATAGAATTAAAGATAAGGTATATATGACTCCTCTAGAAAAATCTATATACCTAAGCGATAAAGATACCAACTGCTATTTTAAATTAGAATCACTACAAACTGTAAGAAGTTTTAAAATAAGAGGAGTTATGAGTAAGCTTACATCTTTGACTGATGAGGAAAAAGAAAAGGGTGTAGTTGCTGTATCGTCTGGAAATCATGCTATAGCACTTAGTTATGCATGCAGTGTTATGGGAATTAAAAACCCCTTAGTATTTGTTCCTAAGAATACTCCAAAGACTAAAATAGATAAGATAAATTATTTTGGAGCAAGTGTTGAAATTGTCGGAAATACTTTTGACGATGCTTATGAGTATGCCATGGCTCACATAAATGATAATGACATGGTCTATGTAGATGCATTTTCAAAAGATGAAGTTGTGTACTCTGGACAGGGAACAATAGGCATTGAGATATTTGAGCAAAATCCAAACATAGATACAGTACTAGTTCCAATAGGCGGTGGTAGTCTTATAACTGGTATAAGTGTTGCAGCAAAGCATATTAATCCAAACGTTAAGATTGTTGGACTTCAAACAAAATCATGCCCAGCAATGGTCAAAGCTTTAGAAGATGATGTTTTTTATGAAACTTATCCTAGCGAAGAGTCTGTATGTGAAGCATTGGTTGGAGGAGTTGGAGAAATTGCATATAAAATGGGAAAAGAATGTATAGATGAAATAATAGAGGTAGATGAAGAATTTATAAAAAAAGGCATAGCTCATATGATCAAAAAAGAAAAGATAGTAGCAGAACCATCGAGTGCTATATGCGTTGGTGCAATACTTCAAAACCCAGATATAATAAAAGGAAAAAATTCAGTTTTAGTTATATCTGGTGGAAATATAGACGAAGAACTTATGATTAATATATTGAACGAATATTAA
- a CDS encoding aminotransferase: protein MKIKDFGVEIWMGLYENDCDYNLAETCVESLTVNQLLDYSGNKEALLDEIYNMKLTYGEIEGSVRLRNEISTLYENVDIHNITVTHGAIGANSLSIETLVEPGDTVISVLPTYQQHYSIPESIGANVKILKLRPENEFVPDLEELKSYIDDKTKLICINNPNNPTGALMDENFLNKIVEIAKECGAYVLCDEVYRGLNHNGENFTKSIVDLYEKGISTGSMSKTFSLAGLRIGWVVGPKDFIKNVNKRRDYNTISCGMIDDRLSIVALENKEKIVKRNLDIVRGNVELVDEWVKNEPLIEYVKPKAGTTAFLKYSFDMTSEELCLKLLKEKSVMLVPGSSLDMEGYVRLGFANNPKIIKVGLKKISEFLKDLKVVKSNV from the coding sequence GTGAAAATTAAAGATTTTGGTGTTGAGATTTGGATGGGACTTTATGAGAATGATTGCGATTATAACTTAGCCGAGACTTGTGTTGAGTCATTAACCGTAAATCAGTTGTTAGATTATAGTGGAAATAAAGAGGCTTTATTAGATGAAATATATAATATGAAATTAACTTATGGAGAAATTGAGGGATCAGTTAGACTTAGAAATGAGATATCAACTCTTTATGAAAATGTTGATATACATAATATAACTGTAACTCATGGAGCAATAGGTGCGAATTCATTGAGTATTGAAACTCTGGTTGAACCTGGAGATACTGTTATATCTGTGTTACCTACTTACCAACAGCATTATTCTATTCCAGAATCAATTGGTGCTAATGTTAAGATATTAAAGTTAAGACCAGAGAATGAGTTTGTACCTGATTTGGAAGAGTTAAAATCTTACATAGATGATAAGACTAAGCTTATATGTATAAATAATCCTAATAATCCAACTGGCGCTTTAATGGATGAGAATTTTTTAAATAAAATAGTTGAGATAGCTAAAGAGTGTGGAGCTTATGTTCTGTGTGATGAGGTGTATAGAGGATTGAATCACAATGGAGAGAATTTTACAAAGTCTATAGTTGATTTATATGAAAAGGGAATATCGACTGGCAGTATGTCTAAAACTTTTTCTTTAGCAGGACTTAGAATTGGATGGGTAGTGGGGCCTAAAGATTTTATAAAGAATGTTAATAAGAGAAGAGACTATAATACTATAAGTTGTGGAATGATTGATGATAGGCTTTCGATTGTAGCACTTGAGAACAAGGAAAAGATAGTTAAGAGAAATTTAGATATAGTTAGAGGAAATGTAGAACTTGTAGATGAATGGGTAAAAAATGAACCACTTATAGAATATGTAAAGCCAAAGGCTGGAACTACTGCGTTTTTAAAATATAGCTTTGATATGACATCAGAAGAACTTTGTCTTAAGTTATTAAAAGAAAAAAGTGTAATGTTAGTTCCGGGAAGTTCACTTGATATGGAAGGCTATGTAAGACTTGGATTTGCTAACAATCCTAAAATTATAAAGGTTGGGCTTAAAAAAATATCTGAGTTCTTAAAAGATTTAAAGGTGGTGAAATCTAATGTTTAG